One uncultured Alphaproteobacteria bacterium genomic region harbors:
- a CDS encoding hypothetical protein (Evidence 5 : No homology to any previously reported sequences): MSNTQTRETIHRMIGASVRTAAKLSGRDAAVSGILSGLRHLREVVTQQGGEDAARVFDDQVREHVLGRVLSTMNTPAAAEPITVVLPRSAEARAGAIMRDVSESCLVLNTVARDEGVFTYTMTGLLDQLIDQLGGMPNWAELQDALRVAEPSWTWESSPINGDVTIH, encoded by the coding sequence ATGTCCAACACCCAGACCAGAGAGACGATCCACCGGATGATCGGCGCGTCGGTGCGCACCGCGGCCAAGCTGTCGGGGCGCGACGCGGCGGTTTCGGGGATTCTGTCGGGCCTGCGTCACCTGCGCGAAGTCGTGACCCAGCAGGGCGGCGAGGACGCGGCGCGGGTCTTCGACGATCAGGTGCGCGAGCACGTGCTCGGGCGGGTTCTTTCGACCATGAACACGCCGGCCGCGGCCGAGCCGATCACCGTGGTGCTGCCGCGGTCGGCGGAAGCGCGGGCGGGTGCGATCATGCGCGACGTTTCGGAATCCTGCCTCGTGCTCAACACCGTCGCCCGGGACGAAGGGGTGTTCACCTACACCATGACCGGCCTGCTCGATCAGCTCATCGATCAGTTGGGCGGCATGCCGAACTGGGCCGAGCTGCAGGACGCGCTCCGCGTCGCGGAGCCTTCGTGGACGTGGGAAAGCTCGCCGATCAACGGCGACGTGACCATCCACTGA
- the hfaC gene encoding Holdfast attachment protein C: MHLRGLSLRFGTKVLFDGAEIAVSRGDRICLVGRNGAGKSTLLKVAAGLIAADDGERFVQPGVRLAYLPQEPDLSGYGSVGAVVASGLADPSETFRADALIAELGLAADADPGTLSGGEARRAAIARALVGAPDVLLLDEPTNHLDLPTIEWLEERLAGYSGGLVAISHDRAFLARLTRQTVWLDRGVARRLDKGFTEFEAWSETILEQESVERAKLDKKIAEETRWSRQGISARRKRNQGRLRALGDLRRERAEQRARLGQVKLGVDSGVASGKLVIEADGIAYAWDDEPVLKPTSLRVLRGDRIGIVGANGAGKSTLLKLLMGELAPDQGAVRLGTNLQVVYLDQGRAALDPQKTVWDTLCPDGGDQVMVRGRPRHVVSYMRDFLFEDAQAKSPVGSLSGGERNRLLLAIALARPSNLLVLDEPTNDLDIETLDLLQETLADYDGTALVVSHDRDFLDRIATAIWVLEGDGRVDEYVGGWSDYRRQRKAPAAVEKPADKPKPQSRADAPRKPAKLSYKDQREWERLPAQLEALDAEQAQLEAKLADPGLFSRDPTSFAAATERLGAIAGERAAAEDRWLELELLREELSQ; the protein is encoded by the coding sequence ATGCACCTCCGGGGACTGTCTCTCCGGTTCGGAACCAAGGTCCTGTTCGACGGCGCGGAGATCGCGGTGTCCAGGGGCGACCGGATCTGCCTGGTCGGCCGCAACGGCGCGGGCAAGTCGACGCTGCTCAAGGTCGCCGCCGGGCTGATCGCCGCCGACGACGGCGAGCGGTTCGTCCAGCCCGGCGTGCGTCTCGCGTATCTGCCGCAGGAGCCCGACCTCTCGGGCTACGGTTCGGTCGGGGCGGTGGTGGCCTCCGGCCTCGCGGATCCGTCCGAGACCTTCCGCGCCGACGCGCTGATCGCCGAGCTCGGCCTCGCCGCCGATGCCGACCCCGGGACGCTCTCGGGCGGCGAGGCGCGCCGCGCCGCGATCGCCCGCGCGCTGGTCGGCGCGCCCGACGTGCTGCTGCTCGACGAGCCCACCAACCATCTCGACCTGCCGACGATCGAATGGCTGGAGGAGCGGCTGGCGGGGTATTCGGGCGGCCTCGTGGCGATCAGCCACGACCGCGCCTTCCTCGCGCGGCTGACGCGCCAGACGGTGTGGCTCGACCGCGGCGTCGCGCGCCGCCTCGACAAGGGCTTCACCGAATTCGAGGCGTGGTCGGAGACGATCCTCGAACAGGAAAGCGTCGAACGCGCCAAGCTCGACAAGAAGATCGCCGAGGAGACGCGCTGGTCGCGGCAGGGGATTTCGGCGCGGCGCAAGCGCAACCAGGGCCGCCTGCGGGCGCTGGGCGATCTCCGGCGCGAGCGCGCCGAGCAGCGGGCGCGTCTCGGGCAGGTCAAGCTCGGCGTCGACAGCGGCGTCGCCTCGGGCAAGCTGGTGATCGAGGCGGACGGGATCGCCTACGCCTGGGACGACGAGCCGGTGCTGAAGCCGACCTCGCTCCGGGTTCTGCGCGGCGACCGCATCGGCATCGTCGGCGCCAACGGCGCGGGCAAATCGACGCTGCTGAAGCTGCTGATGGGCGAACTCGCCCCCGATCAGGGTGCGGTGCGCCTCGGCACCAATCTTCAGGTGGTCTACCTCGACCAGGGCCGCGCCGCCCTCGATCCGCAGAAGACGGTGTGGGACACCCTCTGCCCCGACGGCGGCGACCAGGTGATGGTGCGCGGACGGCCGCGCCATGTGGTTTCCTACATGCGCGACTTCCTGTTCGAGGACGCGCAGGCGAAAAGTCCGGTGGGGTCGCTCTCGGGCGGCGAGCGCAACCGCCTGCTGCTGGCGATCGCGCTGGCGCGGCCGTCGAACCTGCTGGTGCTCGACGAGCCCACCAACGATCTCGATATCGAAACCCTCGACCTACTGCAGGAAACCCTCGCCGACTACGACGGCACCGCGCTGGTGGTGAGTCACGACCGCGACTTTCTCGACCGTATCGCCACCGCGATCTGGGTGCTCGAAGGCGACGGCCGGGTCGACGAATACGTCGGCGGCTGGTCCGACTATCGCCGTCAGCGCAAGGCTCCGGCGGCGGTGGAAAAGCCCGCGGACAAGCCGAAGCCGCAATCCCGCGCCGACGCGCCGCGCAAACCGGCGAAGCTGTCGTACAAGGATCAGCGCGAGTGGGAGAGGCTTCCGGCGCAGCTCGAAGCGCTCGACGCCGAGCAGGCGCAACTCGAGGCGAAACTCGCCGACCCGGGGCTGTTCTCCCGCGATCCCACGAGCTTCGCCGCCGCCACCGAGCGCCTCGGTGCGATCGCCGGAGAGCGCGCCGCGGCCGAGGACCGCTGGCTCGAACTCGAACTCCTGCGCGAGGAACTGTCGCAGTGA
- the msrA gene encoding Peptide methionine sulfoxide reductase MsrA, with product MTTATATFGAGCFWGVEARFRKLPGVREVTVGYSGGLTENPTYRDVCTDRTGHAEVAQVVYDPDEIAYDDLLDAFFAMHDPTQVNRQGPDVGRQYRSAIFFHDAMQEAKAKAKIEILARSGAFDRPIATEVVPAGAFWPAEEYHQRYLEKNAGPFCR from the coding sequence ATGACCACCGCCACCGCGACCTTCGGCGCAGGCTGCTTCTGGGGCGTGGAAGCGCGCTTCCGCAAGCTGCCGGGCGTGCGGGAGGTCACCGTCGGCTACTCCGGCGGCCTCACCGAGAACCCCACCTACCGCGACGTCTGCACCGACCGCACCGGGCACGCCGAGGTCGCGCAGGTGGTCTACGACCCCGACGAGATCGCCTACGACGACCTCCTCGACGCGTTTTTCGCGATGCACGACCCGACCCAGGTGAACCGCCAGGGTCCCGACGTCGGCCGTCAGTACCGCTCGGCGATCTTCTTTCACGATGCGATGCAGGAGGCGAAGGCCAAGGCGAAGATCGAAATCCTCGCACGATCGGGCGCGTTCGACCGGCCGATCGCCACCGAGGTGGTTCCGGCCGGGGCGTTCTGGCCCGCCGAGGAGTACCATCAGCGCTATCTCGAAAAGAACGCCGGGCCGTTCTGCCGCTGA
- a CDS encoding Amino acid ABC transporter, periplasmic amino acid-binding protein, whose amino-acid sequence MKNWIRSLLAVGAMMVAGSAAAEAKDVLRIGSEGAYPPFNMIDKDGNLQGFDIDIAKALCDEMKVECKFVTQDWDGIIPGLLSKKYDAIVASMSDTPERRKAVGFSNKYYSNMLRFAAPKGTKLAPTADGMKGKTIGAQRATIAAQYAKEHFPGAEVKVYDTQENAWLDLAAGRTDVVLADMLVAYEWLSTPDGADYAFLGEPFDIDDKISIAVRKQDKDLAKKLNDAIDAIRANGTYQKINAKYFPFDIY is encoded by the coding sequence GTGAAAAACTGGATTCGTTCGCTTCTGGCGGTGGGTGCGATGATGGTGGCCGGCTCCGCCGCGGCCGAGGCCAAGGACGTCCTGCGGATCGGCTCCGAAGGCGCCTACCCGCCCTTCAACATGATCGACAAGGACGGCAACCTTCAGGGCTTCGACATCGACATCGCCAAGGCGCTGTGCGACGAGATGAAGGTCGAATGCAAGTTCGTCACCCAGGATTGGGACGGCATCATCCCCGGCCTGCTGTCGAAGAAGTACGACGCCATCGTCGCCTCGATGTCCGACACGCCGGAGCGCCGCAAGGCGGTCGGCTTCTCCAACAAGTACTATTCCAACATGCTGCGCTTCGCCGCGCCCAAGGGCACCAAGCTCGCCCCCACCGCGGACGGCATGAAGGGCAAGACGATCGGCGCGCAGCGCGCGACGATCGCCGCGCAATACGCCAAGGAGCACTTCCCCGGCGCCGAGGTGAAGGTCTACGACACCCAGGAGAACGCCTGGCTCGACCTCGCCGCCGGCCGCACCGACGTGGTGCTCGCCGACATGCTGGTGGCCTACGAGTGGCTGAGCACCCCCGACGGCGCCGACTACGCCTTCCTCGGCGAGCCCTTCGACATCGACGACAAGATCTCGATCGCGGTGCGCAAGCAGGACAAGGATCTGGCGAAGAAGCTCAACGACGCGATCGACGCGATCCGCGCCAACGGCACGTATCAGAAGATCAACGCCAAGTACTTCCCGTTCGACATCTATTGA
- the hisP gene encoding histidine/lysine/arginine/ornithine transporter subunit; ATP-binding component of ABC superfamily (Evidence 2a : Function of homologous gene experimentally demonstrated in an other organism; PubMedId : 10373434, 3313284; Product type t : transporter): MNDTNASRAALEVIDLHKRFGALEVLKGISLTAHTGNVISIIGSSGSGKSTFLRCVNLLESPNGGRIRLDGEELALKESGQGLVTADAKQLQRLRAGIGFVFQSFNLWPHMTILDNIIEAPVHVKGIAKAEAIAAAEALLEKVGLADRRDYYPNHLSGGQQQRAAIARCLAMEPKVLLFDEPTSALDPELVNEVLQVMRGLAEEGRTMLIVTHEMRFAREVSSHIMFLHQGQVEEFGPPSEVFTAPKSERCRQFLENHLN, encoded by the coding sequence TTGAACGACACGAACGCTTCGCGCGCGGCGCTGGAAGTCATCGATCTGCACAAGCGCTTCGGCGCGCTCGAGGTGCTGAAGGGCATCTCCCTCACCGCCCACACCGGCAACGTGATTTCGATCATCGGGTCGAGCGGCTCGGGCAAGAGCACCTTCCTCCGCTGCGTCAACCTTCTCGAATCGCCCAACGGCGGCCGCATCCGCCTCGACGGCGAGGAACTGGCGCTGAAGGAAAGCGGCCAGGGCCTCGTGACCGCCGACGCCAAGCAGCTTCAACGCCTGCGTGCGGGAATCGGGTTCGTGTTCCAGAGCTTCAACCTCTGGCCGCACATGACGATCCTCGACAACATCATCGAGGCTCCGGTCCACGTGAAGGGAATCGCCAAGGCCGAGGCGATCGCCGCCGCCGAGGCGCTGCTGGAGAAGGTCGGCCTCGCCGACCGCCGCGACTATTATCCCAACCACCTTTCGGGCGGCCAGCAGCAGCGCGCCGCGATCGCCCGCTGCCTCGCGATGGAGCCCAAGGTTCTGCTGTTCGACGAACCCACCAGCGCGCTCGACCCCGAACTCGTCAACGAGGTGCTGCAGGTGATGCGCGGCCTGGCCGAGGAAGGCCGCACGATGCTGATCGTCACCCACGAGATGCGTTTCGCGCGCGAGGTTTCGAGCCACATCATGTTCCTGCATCAGGGGCAGGTCGAGGAGTTCGGTCCGCCGTCGGAGGTGTTCACCGCGCCGAAGTCGGAACGCTGCCGCCAGTTCCTCGAAAACCACCTGAACTGA
- a CDS encoding ABC-type Fe3+-hydroxamate transport system, periplasmic component — MIAPRIVSLVPSLTELCFDLGLDDRLVGRTDYCIAPAGRVGAIPALGGPGSVDAARLATLAPTHVLISPEENGPAAPGLAAACGAEAVSVQPQRPEDNRDLYRRLGALFGCEREAEALVSRLDAALAEAAACRAGTPRLAVLPLLWKDPWVSAGADTYVGAMLAAVGMGSVAPDPRYPRLADLAEAAAAADWVLPTTEPYPFSETDAATLRRTLARATVEVVDGEALAWYGSRAISALPALARLKRGLLDRRPART; from the coding sequence ATGATCGCGCCGCGCATCGTCTCGCTGGTGCCGAGCCTGACCGAGCTGTGCTTCGACCTCGGGCTCGACGACCGTCTCGTCGGCCGCACCGACTACTGCATCGCGCCCGCGGGTCGCGTCGGCGCGATTCCCGCCCTCGGCGGGCCGGGCAGCGTCGACGCCGCGCGTCTCGCCACGCTCGCCCCCACCCACGTGCTGATCAGCCCGGAGGAAAACGGCCCGGCCGCACCCGGTCTCGCCGCCGCCTGCGGCGCCGAGGCGGTATCGGTCCAGCCGCAGCGGCCGGAAGACAACCGCGACCTCTACCGCCGCCTCGGCGCGCTGTTCGGATGCGAGCGGGAAGCCGAAGCACTGGTCTCGCGCCTCGACGCGGCGCTCGCCGAGGCCGCCGCCTGCCGCGCCGGAACGCCGCGCCTCGCGGTGCTGCCGCTGCTGTGGAAGGACCCCTGGGTGAGCGCGGGAGCGGACACCTACGTCGGCGCGATGCTGGCGGCAGTGGGGATGGGCAGCGTCGCGCCCGACCCGCGCTATCCGCGCCTCGCCGACCTTGCCGAAGCGGCCGCGGCGGCGGACTGGGTCCTGCCCACCACCGAGCCCTACCCCTTCTCCGAAACCGATGCCGCGACGCTGCGCCGGACGCTCGCTCGCGCAACGGTGGAAGTGGTCGACGGCGAGGCGCTCGCCTGGTACGGCAGCCGCGCGATTTCCGCCCTGCCCGCGCTGGCCCGTCTGAAGCGCGGCCTCCTCGACAGACGCCCGGCGCGAACCTAA
- a CDS encoding putative Methyl-accepting chemotaxis protein (Evidence 3 : Function proposed based on presence of conserved amino acid motif, structural feature or limited homology), whose amino-acid sequence MVKLGDISIGTKIWSGFLALLGFLVLIAVVANLRFDGLRTGIADYQAIASDAAIVSEIKARTLRAQVLAQEFLGRPTAEGSAAALAEAEGARAAIRTVLGRTADPQWTRMLGDIDAALAAYAAAFGEVAELQLRMSETAQGTNERIAFDLERKLTRLIKEATGEGESDMAFRFSQSLRSLLLARVYFTKYMDGFSEANADRVGREFEAMASELKAVRARLYSGDRRDLLDQMGGTAVTYAEGLAAIRKDATARGEIVETRLAPLGAQTVDLVQRFDEMAESQKQARAEAMRADAGSAYAIVTATSLVSIALTLAMAKLLSGGIAGPVRRMTAAMKRLADKDMETEIPARDNRDEIGEMARAVQVFKDNMRLADRLAAEQAEAQRAQVARAETLGRLTRGFDGDVGAMLQALASAGSQMEASARAMSGQASDSLARAAATAAAADQASTNVQTVAATAEELSASIGEISRQMEQAATIASEAAAQSETASAVIHGLAASATRIGDIVHLITDIAENTNLLALNATIEAARAGEAGKGFAVVAGEVKSLANQTARATEEISQQIRSVQGETGTAVSAIETIARRIAELSDIAQSVAAAVEQQNAATQEIARNVQQAAQGANNVTENVQGVALAAEQTGAAAEQVLAAANQLFAQTDGMKRLVETFLGEVRAT is encoded by the coding sequence ATGGTAAAGCTCGGCGATATTTCAATCGGAACAAAAATCTGGAGCGGTTTTCTTGCGTTGCTGGGTTTTCTGGTCCTGATCGCGGTCGTCGCGAATCTCCGCTTCGACGGTCTGCGGACCGGGATCGCCGACTATCAGGCGATTGCCTCCGACGCCGCCATCGTCTCCGAAATCAAGGCGCGAACCCTGCGCGCCCAGGTGCTGGCGCAGGAGTTCCTCGGCCGTCCCACCGCCGAGGGCTCGGCCGCCGCCCTCGCCGAGGCCGAGGGGGCGCGCGCGGCGATCAGGACCGTGCTCGGGCGGACCGCCGATCCGCAGTGGACGCGCATGCTGGGCGACATCGACGCGGCCCTCGCCGCCTATGCCGCCGCATTCGGCGAAGTTGCGGAGTTGCAGCTCCGCATGAGCGAAACCGCCCAGGGCACCAACGAACGGATCGCCTTCGACCTCGAACGCAAGCTCACCCGCCTGATCAAGGAAGCGACCGGCGAAGGCGAAAGCGACATGGCGTTCCGGTTCTCGCAGTCGCTGCGGTCGCTGCTGCTGGCGCGGGTCTACTTCACCAAGTACATGGACGGATTCTCCGAGGCGAACGCCGACCGCGTCGGCCGCGAGTTCGAGGCGATGGCCTCCGAACTCAAGGCGGTGCGGGCACGACTCTATTCCGGCGACCGCCGCGATCTCCTGGACCAGATGGGCGGCACCGCCGTCACCTACGCCGAAGGGCTCGCGGCGATCCGCAAGGACGCCACGGCGCGCGGCGAGATCGTCGAAACGCGGCTCGCGCCCCTCGGTGCGCAGACCGTCGATCTGGTGCAGCGCTTCGACGAAATGGCCGAATCGCAGAAGCAGGCGCGCGCCGAGGCGATGCGCGCCGACGCCGGATCTGCCTACGCGATCGTCACCGCCACCTCGCTGGTCAGCATCGCCCTCACCCTGGCGATGGCGAAACTCCTCTCGGGCGGCATCGCCGGACCGGTGCGGCGCATGACCGCGGCGATGAAGCGCCTCGCCGACAAGGACATGGAGACCGAGATTCCGGCGCGGGACAATCGCGACGAGATCGGCGAAATGGCGCGCGCGGTGCAGGTGTTCAAGGACAACATGCGCCTCGCCGACCGCCTCGCCGCCGAGCAAGCCGAGGCGCAGCGGGCGCAGGTGGCCCGCGCCGAGACGCTCGGACGGCTCACCCGGGGGTTCGACGGCGACGTCGGCGCGATGCTGCAGGCGCTCGCCTCGGCGGGCAGCCAGATGGAAGCCTCGGCGCGGGCGATGTCCGGCCAGGCGAGCGATTCGCTGGCGCGCGCCGCGGCCACCGCCGCCGCCGCCGACCAAGCCTCCACCAACGTACAGACGGTCGCCGCCACCGCCGAGGAGCTCTCCGCCTCGATCGGCGAGATCAGCCGCCAGATGGAGCAGGCGGCGACGATCGCAAGCGAAGCCGCGGCGCAGTCGGAAACCGCCAGCGCCGTGATTCACGGCCTCGCCGCCTCGGCCACCCGGATCGGCGACATCGTCCACCTGATCACCGACATCGCCGAAAACACCAACCTTCTCGCCCTGAACGCGACGATCGAGGCGGCGCGCGCGGGCGAGGCGGGCAAGGGGTTCGCGGTGGTGGCCGGAGAGGTCAAAAGCCTCGCCAACCAAACCGCGAGGGCGACCGAGGAAATCTCCCAGCAGATCCGGTCGGTGCAGGGGGAAACCGGCACCGCGGTTTCGGCGATCGAGACGATCGCCCGCCGCATCGCCGAGCTTTCCGACATCGCGCAGTCGGTGGCGGCGGCGGTCGAGCAACAGAACGCCGCGACTCAGGAAATCGCCCGCAACGTTCAGCAGGCGGCCCAGGGCGCGAACAACGTCACCGAGAACGTGCAGGGCGTCGCGCTTGCCGCCGAGCAGACCGGTGCCGCGGCGGAACAGGTGCTCGCCGCGGCGAACCAGCTGTTCGCCCAGACCGACGGAATGAAGCGGTTGGTCGAAACCTTCCTCGGCGAGGTCCGCGCCACGTGA
- the hisQ gene encoding histidine/lysine/arginine/ornithine transporter subunit; membrane component of ABC superfamily (Evidence 2a : Function of homologous gene experimentally demonstrated in an other organism; PubMedId : 10373434; Product type t : transporter), with protein sequence MIDLHGFGLQLAMGAMMTVEIALGACALGLVLGLGCAAMRLSGVKPLVTAAKTYTTIIRGIPELLVVLLVYFGSARVLTGIAESLGYDEYVELSPFVAGVIALSLTFGAYAAEVFRGAFLAVPPGQIEAARALGMSPGHAFRRILLPQVWRIALPGLGNLFLVLLKDTSLVSVAGMEELMRKTAIAVSFTKEPFTFYAVATVMYLGMTVICTAVLHVMERRANLGYRPLTTV encoded by the coding sequence ATGATCGACCTGCACGGCTTCGGCCTCCAACTCGCGATGGGCGCGATGATGACCGTCGAGATCGCGCTCGGCGCCTGCGCGCTCGGGCTCGTCCTCGGCCTCGGCTGCGCGGCGATGCGGCTTTCGGGCGTCAAGCCCCTGGTGACGGCGGCCAAAACCTACACCACGATCATCCGCGGCATCCCCGAACTGCTGGTGGTGCTGCTGGTCTACTTCGGCTCCGCGCGGGTGCTCACCGGCATCGCCGAAAGCCTGGGATACGACGAATACGTCGAGCTTTCGCCGTTCGTCGCGGGCGTGATCGCTCTCAGCCTCACCTTCGGCGCCTATGCCGCGGAGGTGTTCCGCGGCGCGTTCCTGGCGGTGCCGCCGGGGCAGATCGAGGCCGCCCGCGCCCTCGGAATGTCGCCGGGCCACGCCTTCCGCCGCATCCTCCTGCCCCAGGTCTGGCGCATCGCGCTGCCGGGGCTCGGCAACCTCTTTCTGGTGCTGCTGAAGGACACCTCGCTGGTGTCGGTGGCGGGTATGGAGGAGCTGATGCGCAAGACCGCGATCGCCGTCAGCTTCACCAAGGAGCCGTTCACCTTCTACGCCGTCGCCACCGTGATGTATCTCGGCATGACGGTGATCTGCACCGCGGTGCTGCACGTGATGGAACGCCGCGCCAACCTGGGCTACCGCCCGCTCACCACGGTCTGA